The Stenotrophomonas rhizophila genome has a window encoding:
- the purH gene encoding bifunctional phosphoribosylaminoimidazolecarboxamide formyltransferase/IMP cyclohydrolase: MSSDLLPVRRALLSVSDKTGLIDLARALAARNVELLSTGGTAKAIRDAGLPVKDVADVTGFPEMMDGRVKTLHPLVHGGLLGRAGQDEAVMAEHGIAAIDLLVLNLYPFERVTANADCTLADAVENIDIGGPAMLRSAAKNFARVAVATDPSQYAELLAELDANDGSLSAAKRFALSVAAFNRVAQYDAAISNYLSAVTATDAAVPLRTEFPAQMNSSFVKVMDLRYGENPHQAGAFYRDLSPVAGTLATFQQLQGKELSYNNLADADAAWECVRQFDAPACVIVKHANPCGVAVGAGNGDAYELAYATDPTSAFGGIIAFNKPLDAATAKVILDRQFVEVLIAPDYEPAALEYATKKANVRVLRIPHGEGRNNYDTKRIGSGLLVQSADNRGMRRDELTVVSKLAPTEKQFTDLLFAWSVAKFVKSNAIVYAKDNRTIGVGAGQMSRVYSARIAGIKAADANLVVEGSVMASDAFFPFRDGIDAAAAAGIKAVIQPGGSMRDAEVIAAADEHGLAMVFTGVRHFRH, translated from the coding sequence ATGAGTTCCGATCTGCTGCCCGTGCGCCGGGCCCTGCTTTCCGTTTCCGACAAGACCGGTCTGATCGACCTGGCCCGCGCCCTCGCCGCGCGCAACGTCGAGCTGCTTTCCACTGGCGGTACCGCCAAGGCAATCCGCGACGCCGGCCTGCCGGTCAAGGACGTGGCCGACGTCACCGGCTTCCCGGAAATGATGGATGGCCGGGTCAAGACCCTTCACCCGCTGGTGCACGGCGGCCTGCTTGGCCGTGCCGGCCAGGATGAGGCGGTGATGGCCGAACATGGCATCGCGGCGATCGACCTGCTGGTGCTGAACCTGTACCCGTTCGAGCGCGTCACCGCCAACGCGGACTGCACGCTGGCCGATGCGGTGGAAAACATCGACATCGGCGGCCCGGCCATGTTGCGTTCGGCGGCGAAGAACTTCGCCCGTGTTGCAGTGGCCACCGATCCGTCGCAGTACGCCGAATTGCTTGCCGAGCTGGATGCCAATGACGGCAGTCTGTCGGCCGCCAAGCGCTTCGCGCTGTCGGTGGCCGCGTTCAACCGCGTGGCGCAGTACGACGCGGCGATCAGCAACTACCTGTCGGCGGTAACCGCCACCGATGCGGCCGTGCCATTGCGGACCGAGTTCCCGGCGCAGATGAATTCCAGCTTCGTGAAGGTCATGGACCTGCGCTACGGCGAGAACCCGCACCAGGCCGGCGCGTTCTACCGCGACCTGTCGCCGGTCGCCGGCACGCTGGCCACGTTCCAGCAGCTGCAGGGCAAGGAACTGAGCTACAACAACCTGGCCGATGCCGATGCCGCATGGGAATGCGTGCGCCAGTTCGACGCGCCGGCCTGTGTGATCGTCAAGCATGCCAACCCGTGTGGCGTGGCCGTGGGCGCCGGCAACGGCGATGCCTACGAATTGGCGTACGCCACCGACCCGACCAGCGCCTTCGGCGGCATCATCGCCTTCAACAAGCCGCTCGACGCCGCCACGGCCAAGGTGATCCTGGACCGCCAGTTCGTGGAAGTGCTGATCGCCCCGGACTACGAACCGGCTGCGCTGGAGTACGCCACGAAGAAGGCCAACGTGCGCGTGCTGCGCATTCCGCACGGCGAAGGCCGCAACAATTACGACACCAAGCGCATTGGCTCGGGCCTGCTGGTGCAGAGCGCGGACAACCGTGGCATGCGCCGTGACGAACTGACCGTGGTCAGCAAGCTGGCCCCGACCGAGAAGCAGTTCACCGACCTGCTGTTCGCCTGGAGCGTGGCCAAGTTCGTCAAGTCCAACGCGATCGTCTATGCCAAGGACAACCGCACCATCGGCGTCGGCGCCGGCCAGATGAGCCGCGTGTACTCGGCCCGCATCGCCGGCATCAAGGCCGCCGACGCGAACCTGGTGGTCGAAGGTTCGGTGATGGCGTCCGACGCGTTCTTCCCGTTCCGCGACGGCATCGACGCCGCTGCGGCGGCCGGGATCAAGGCGGTGATCCAGCCGGGTGGTTCGATGCGCGACGCCGAGGTGATCGCCGCGGCTGACGAACACGGCCTGGCGATGGTGTTTACCGGCGTGCGTCACTTCCGCCATTGA
- a CDS encoding virulence RhuM family protein, translating to MTDNHGELILYRTDDGRTEVHLRAAEGTVWLTQAEMAALFQTTPQNITQHIQSVYDDAEIEESATCKEYLQVRQEGSREVRRTVKTYRLELIMAVGFRVRSPRGAQFRRWAAEGLSQYLVKGFLLNDERLKDAERADYFKELLLRIRDIRSSEKRFYQTLRDLFKASSSDYDGTAATAKTFFATIQNKLVFAITGRTAAQLIVERADPDVPHMGLTNWSGDKLRKSDAVVSKNYLTQRELDQLNRLVTMFLDFAEDRAERRIEMRMDDWITQTDRFLDFNERAVLNGPGRISSQQMELIIAERYAAFDAQRRGADRITSEREAEVDLQQLHTEAKRLVSSVKPD from the coding sequence ATGACCGACAACCATGGCGAGCTGATTCTGTACCGCACCGATGACGGTCGGACGGAGGTTCATCTGCGCGCCGCGGAAGGTACGGTCTGGCTGACGCAGGCAGAAATGGCGGCCTTGTTCCAAACCACGCCCCAGAACATCACCCAGCACATCCAGTCAGTCTACGATGACGCTGAGATTGAAGAGTCGGCAACGTGTAAGGAATACTTACAGGTTCGACAGGAAGGGAGCCGCGAGGTGCGGCGTACCGTGAAGACCTATCGGCTTGAACTCATCATGGCGGTGGGGTTCCGCGTGCGATCACCACGAGGCGCGCAGTTTCGCCGTTGGGCAGCGGAGGGCCTGTCGCAGTACCTGGTAAAAGGCTTCCTGCTCAACGACGAACGACTCAAGGACGCCGAGCGCGCGGACTACTTCAAAGAACTGCTGCTCCGCATCCGCGACATCCGAAGTTCGGAGAAGCGGTTCTACCAGACGCTGCGTGATCTGTTCAAAGCCAGCAGCAGCGATTACGACGGCACGGCAGCAACAGCCAAGACGTTCTTCGCCACCATCCAGAACAAGCTGGTCTTCGCCATTACCGGCCGCACCGCTGCGCAGCTGATTGTCGAGCGCGCCGATCCCGACGTGCCTCACATGGGCCTGACAAACTGGTCCGGCGACAAGCTCCGCAAGTCCGACGCGGTCGTGTCAAAGAACTACCTGACACAGAGGGAACTCGATCAGCTGAACCGGCTGGTCACCATGTTCCTCGACTTCGCAGAAGACCGTGCCGAGCGTCGCATCGAAATGCGGATGGACGACTGGATCACGCAGACCGACCGTTTCCTCGACTTCAACGAACGCGCTGTGCTCAACGGTCCGGGCCGCATCTCAAGTCAGCAGATGGAGTTGATCATCGCGGAGCGCTACGCAGCATTCGATGCGCAGCGGCGCGGAGCGGACAGGATCACATCAGAACGCGAGGCCGAGGTCGACCTGCAGCAGTTGCACACCGAAGCCAAGCGTCTTGTCTCTTCCGTGAAGCCGGACTGA
- the purD gene encoding phosphoribosylamine--glycine ligase, whose amino-acid sequence MKILVIGSGGREHALAWKLAQSSRVTEVLVAPGNAGTATEAGCRNVPVKVTDLDGLLALVQAEGVELTVVGPEVPLVAGVVDRFRAAGHRIFGPTAKAAQLEGSKAYAKDFLARHNIPTAFYAVHTEVDAALAYVREKGAPIVVKADGLAAGKGVIVAMTLQEAEDAVRDMLSGNAFGDAGARVVIEEFLDGEEASFISMVDGTTALPMATSQDHKRVGDGDTGPNTGGMGAYSPAPVVTDEVHARVMREVVNPTVQGMIADGIPFTGFLYAGLMIDASGAPKVIEFNVRFGDPETQPVMLRLQSDLVELVEAAIDARLHEVEARWDPRPSLGVVMASAPYPETPITGDVIRGLDQVPSTAKVFHAGTTLDAQGQVLSAGGRVLCVAALGDSVGDAQANAYAGVAKVTWEHEFHRNDIGWRAIAREKA is encoded by the coding sequence ATGAAAATCCTCGTCATCGGCTCCGGCGGCCGTGAACATGCCCTGGCCTGGAAGCTGGCCCAGTCATCCCGTGTCACCGAGGTGCTGGTTGCACCGGGCAATGCGGGCACCGCCACCGAGGCCGGCTGCCGCAATGTCCCGGTGAAAGTCACGGACCTGGACGGGCTGCTGGCACTTGTGCAGGCGGAAGGTGTCGAGCTGACCGTGGTCGGCCCGGAAGTGCCGCTGGTGGCCGGCGTGGTCGACCGCTTCCGCGCTGCGGGCCATCGCATCTTCGGGCCGACAGCGAAAGCGGCGCAGCTGGAAGGCAGCAAGGCCTACGCCAAGGACTTCCTGGCCCGCCACAACATTCCCACCGCGTTCTATGCCGTGCATACCGAGGTGGATGCTGCGCTGGCCTACGTCCGCGAGAAGGGCGCACCGATCGTGGTCAAGGCCGATGGCTTGGCGGCGGGCAAGGGCGTGATCGTGGCGATGACCCTGCAGGAAGCCGAAGACGCGGTGCGCGACATGCTGTCGGGCAATGCGTTCGGCGATGCCGGCGCGCGCGTGGTGATCGAGGAGTTCCTCGATGGCGAGGAAGCCAGCTTCATCTCGATGGTCGATGGCACCACAGCGCTGCCGATGGCCACCTCGCAGGACCACAAGCGCGTGGGCGATGGCGATACCGGTCCGAACACCGGCGGCATGGGCGCGTACTCGCCCGCACCGGTGGTCACCGATGAAGTGCATGCACGGGTGATGCGTGAAGTGGTCAATCCCACCGTGCAGGGCATGATCGCCGATGGCATCCCGTTCACCGGCTTCCTCTATGCCGGGCTGATGATCGATGCCAGCGGCGCGCCGAAGGTGATTGAATTCAACGTGCGCTTCGGCGACCCGGAAACCCAGCCGGTAATGCTTCGCCTGCAGTCGGACCTGGTGGAACTGGTGGAGGCGGCGATCGATGCACGCCTGCATGAAGTGGAAGCGCGGTGGGACCCGCGTCCGTCGCTGGGCGTGGTGATGGCGTCGGCGCCGTATCCGGAAACGCCGATCACCGGTGATGTGATCCGCGGGCTGGACCAGGTGCCGTCTACGGCCAAGGTGTTCCACGCCGGCACCACGCTGGACGCGCAGGGCCAGGTGCTCAGCGCTGGCGGCCGCGTGTTGTGCGTGGCCGCGCTGGGCGACAGCGTGGGCGATGCGCAGGCCAATGCGTATGCGGGCGTGGCGAAGGTGACGTGGGAACATGAGTTCCACCGCAATGATATTGGCTGGCGGGCGATCGCGCGCGAGAAGGCGTAA
- the rpoH gene encoding RNA polymerase sigma factor RpoH, whose protein sequence is MSQNMSTALVANNLPIPSALGSLDAYIGAVHQIPVLTVDDEQDLARRFRDEQDLDAARELVHSHLRFVVHVARGYNGYGLQLGDLIQEGNIGLMKAVKRFDPDMGVRLVSFAVHWIRAEMHEFILKNWRIVKVATTKAQRKLFFNLRKSKTRLGWLNAAEVTAVAKDLNVSEREVLEMESRLSGRDIGFDAPSDDDNEHAPPSPAAFLVANDEDPSMAYERADSEDNQLQLLREGLAELDARSRDIIRRRWLDADSKVTLQELADEYGVSAERIRQVEANALKKMKALFTA, encoded by the coding sequence ATGAGCCAGAACATGTCTACTGCCCTTGTGGCAAACAATCTTCCGATTCCCAGTGCGCTCGGTTCGCTGGACGCCTACATCGGCGCCGTGCACCAGATCCCGGTGTTGACGGTCGATGACGAGCAGGACCTGGCCCGCCGCTTCCGCGACGAGCAGGACCTGGACGCCGCGCGCGAGCTGGTCCATTCCCACCTGCGCTTCGTGGTGCACGTAGCCCGTGGCTATAACGGCTACGGCTTGCAGCTGGGCGACCTGATCCAGGAAGGCAACATCGGCCTGATGAAGGCGGTGAAGCGCTTCGACCCGGACATGGGCGTCCGCCTGGTGTCCTTCGCGGTGCACTGGATCCGTGCCGAGATGCACGAGTTCATCCTGAAGAACTGGCGCATCGTCAAGGTCGCCACGACCAAGGCGCAGCGCAAGCTGTTCTTCAACCTGCGCAAGTCCAAGACCCGCCTGGGCTGGTTGAACGCGGCGGAAGTCACCGCTGTCGCCAAGGACCTCAACGTGTCCGAACGCGAAGTGCTGGAAATGGAATCGCGCCTCTCGGGTCGCGATATCGGTTTCGATGCGCCCAGCGATGACGACAACGAACATGCGCCGCCGTCGCCGGCTGCGTTCCTGGTCGCCAACGACGAAGACCCGTCGATGGCGTACGAGCGTGCCGACAGCGAAGACAACCAGCTGCAGCTGCTGCGCGAAGGCTTGGCCGAACTCGACGCCCGCTCGCGCGACATCATCCGTCGCCGCTGGCTGGATGCCGACAGCAAGGTCACCCTGCAGGAGCTGGCCGATGAGTACGGCGTGTCCGCCGAACGCATCCGCCAAGTCGAGGCGAACGCGCTGAAGAAGATGAAGGCGCTGTTCACCGCGTAA